In the Hordeum vulgare subsp. vulgare chromosome 7H, MorexV3_pseudomolecules_assembly, whole genome shotgun sequence genome, one interval contains:
- the LOC123412578 gene encoding uncharacterized protein LOC123412578 isoform X2, producing MEAAAARKEWRAVPDAPLRTNGAEDAAERMKMAQSEGRAIYQDESGGLDDFCSITIDGSGGLSDDILQQRLQSIVRQREELQQVEIDLRAQAIAHPQIIEVQRRFGEATKEHVVAAEKLKEQLHEREKYILELEMKLNDTHRELDTLKIDHQAVWANQDLLREQTNEIASFRELDNSEAERAQHLKQIHDLQEHLREKESQYLALEEQHRVAQDNILYKDEQLRDAHAWITRVQEMDILQSQSLQAELRERTDQFGQCWATFQQQYVEMQQGFLHTIQRLQLELIELRDRTGEQDVSQAAQDGSAESSYVQSKGSSMAANGSAVSDGNQSANDSFKGNNAHAVPVVPPLLGLSGFVPSGQMAGMHSYMLHPQGIPQSLASPNSGVPQFGTFQPTVQPSLHWLNQQEAQAVSQTPDATNYDPSQSDQNALQPASSNNVELSSGQSQVVHPEHLTAHGEQEQCSTSVVVESTHEPKVMESNVSEHFYNEEKKTHDSSSNASSTGKLERQEERSESKGEKVASGKQPVEHVPRKQNQASDSAGSTAQIHMNNMSPELKSNVVNQSDTLTSAGGGGGPLLTSTPKEPVLLDERSLLACIVRAVPAGSDNRIRISSTLPNRLGKMLAPLHWHDYKKNYGKLDDFVASHNELFVIEGDFIHLREGAQQIISATTAAAKIAAAAAAASSASYSSLLPSVAVTPVAHITRQKRGPVVDSRSSNSMPPGNGSTAAKFGDQNQVNGFSDEVRAGHSSRHTVAANGGRHERVGPPTHDKVPSARHGYGGKQQGRSAGTEYSSRR from the exons ATGGAGGCCGCGGCGGCGCGCAAGGAGTGGCGCGCCGTCCCCGACGCCCCGCTCCGCACCAATGGCGCCGAG GATGCCGCGGAGCGCATGAAGATGGCGCAGTCCGAGGGCAGggccatctaccag GATGAGTCGGGAGGGCTGGACGACTTCTGCTCGATCACCATCGATGGGAGCGGTGGGCTCAGCGATGACATCCTGCAGCAGCGCCTGCAGAGCATCGTGCGGCAGCGGGAGGAGCTGCAGCAGGTCGAGATCGATCTGCGCGCACAGGCCATCGCCCACCCACAGATCATCGAGGTGCAGCGCCGATTCGGGGAGGCTACCAaggagcatgtagtagcagctgaAAAGCTCAAG GAACAACTACATGAACGGGAGAAGTACATTCTTGAGCTGGAAATGAAATTGAATGATACACATAGGGAATTGGATACTTTGAAGATTGACCATCAAGCG GTATGGGCTAATCAAGATCTTCTTAGAGAACAGACTAACGAAATCGCCAGTTTCAG GGAGCTTGATAATTCTGAAGCTGAAAGAGCCCAACATCTTAAACAGATTCATGATCTGCAAGAACATCTGCGAGAAAAGGAAAGCCAATATCTTGCATTGGAGGAACAG CATAGGGTTGCTCAAGATAACATTCTTTATAAAGATGAACAGTTGAGGGATGCTCATGCTTGGATTACACGAGTTCAAGAAATGGATATCTTGCAGTCTCAATCACTACAAGCTGAGTTGCGTGAGCGTACTGATCAGTTTGGTCAATGTTGGGCCACTTTCCAGCAACAG TATGTTGAAATGCAGCAAGGTTTTCTGCACACAATACAACGACTACAGCTAGAACTTATTGAATTAAGAGACCGTACTGGAGAACAAGATGTTTCCCAAGCTGCTCAGGATGGTTCAGCTGAATCGTCATACGTTCAAAGCAAGGGAAGCAGCATGGCTGCAAATGGTAGTGCAGTATCAGATGGCAATCAGTCCGCAAATGACTCCTTTAAG GGAAATAATGCCCATGCTGTACCTGTTGTTCCACCACTACTGGGACTAAGTGGTTTTGTTCCTTCTGGGCAGATGGCTGGGATGCATTCTTATATGCTGCATCCTCAAGGTATTCCTCAATCTTTAGCCTCGCCCAACTCTGGTGTTCCTCAGTTTGGTACTTTTCAGCCTACAGTCCAACCTAGCTTACACTGGCTTAATCAACAG GAAGCACAAGCTGTCTCACAAACACCTGATGCAACAAACTATGACCCATCACAATCAGATCAGAATGCATTACAACCAGCTTCTAGCAACAATGTTGAGCTGTCGTCTGGGCAGAGTCAGGTGGTCCATCCAGAGCATCTTACAGCTCATGGTGAGCAAGAACAATGTTCCACGAGTGTGGTTGTGGAATCAACTCATGAACCAAAG GTTATGGAATCCAATGTTAGTGAACATTTTTACAATGAAGAGAAAAAGACCCATGATTCATCTTCGAATGCCAGCTCTACTGGAAAGTTGGAACGCCAAGAAGAAAGATCGGAATCAAAG GGCGAGAAAGTTGCATCTGGCAAGCAGCCTGTGGAGCATGTACCTAGGAAGCAGAATCAAGCTTCAGATTCTGCTGGGTCAACAGCCCAGATCCACATGAACAATATGTCGCCAGAGTTAAAGTCTAATGTTGTGAATCAGTCGGACACACTTACATCTGCAGGAGGTGGTGGGGGTCCACTGTTAACTAGCACACCAAAGGAGCCTGTCCTTCTAGATGAAAGATCCCTTCTAGCTTGCATTGTTCGTGCAGTCCCTGCTGGATCTGATAACCGAATCAGGATAAGTTCAACT CTGCCAAATAGGCTTGGGAAAATGTTGGCCCCTCTTCATTGGCATGACTACAAGAAAAATTACGggaagcttgatgattttgtggcTAGTCACAATGAG CTTTTTGTGATTGAGGGAGACTTCATTCACCTTCGTGAAGGAGCACAACAGATCATTTCGGCTACAACAGCTGCTGCTAaaattgctgctgctgctgctgcagcatCTTCTGCTTCTTACTCATCGTTGCTGCCTTCAGTTGCTGTTACTCCTGTGGCACACATCACTCGGCAAAAGAGAGGGCCTGTTGTTGATTCCAGATCTTCAAATTCAATGCCACCTGGAAATGGCTCTACTGCAGCTAAATTTGGAGATCAAAACCAAGTGAATGGCTTTTCTGATGAAGTTCGAGCTGGGCATTCATCGAGGCACACAGTTGCTGCCAATGGGGGAAGACATGAACGAGTTGGTCCCCCTACACACGACAAAGTCCCAAGTGCCAGACATGGTTATGGAGGAAAGCAACAGGGCAG ATCTGCAGGGACTGAATACAGTTCAAGAAGATAA
- the LOC123412578 gene encoding uncharacterized protein LOC123412578 isoform X1, translating to MEAAAARKEWRAVPDAPLRTNGAEDAAERMKMAQSEGRAIYQDESGGLDDFCSITIDGSGGLSDDILQQRLQSIVRQREELQQVEIDLRAQAIAHPQIIEVQRRFGEATKEHVVAAEKLKEQLHEREKYILELEMKLNDTHRELDTLKIDHQAVWANQDLLREQTNEIASFRRELDNSEAERAQHLKQIHDLQEHLREKESQYLALEEQHRVAQDNILYKDEQLRDAHAWITRVQEMDILQSQSLQAELRERTDQFGQCWATFQQQYVEMQQGFLHTIQRLQLELIELRDRTGEQDVSQAAQDGSAESSYVQSKGSSMAANGSAVSDGNQSANDSFKGNNAHAVPVVPPLLGLSGFVPSGQMAGMHSYMLHPQGIPQSLASPNSGVPQFGTFQPTVQPSLHWLNQQEAQAVSQTPDATNYDPSQSDQNALQPASSNNVELSSGQSQVVHPEHLTAHGEQEQCSTSVVVESTHEPKVMESNVSEHFYNEEKKTHDSSSNASSTGKLERQEERSESKGEKVASGKQPVEHVPRKQNQASDSAGSTAQIHMNNMSPELKSNVVNQSDTLTSAGGGGGPLLTSTPKEPVLLDERSLLACIVRAVPAGSDNRIRISSTLPNRLGKMLAPLHWHDYKKNYGKLDDFVASHNELFVIEGDFIHLREGAQQIISATTAAAKIAAAAAAASSASYSSLLPSVAVTPVAHITRQKRGPVVDSRSSNSMPPGNGSTAAKFGDQNQVNGFSDEVRAGHSSRHTVAANGGRHERVGPPTHDKVPSARHGYGGKQQGRSAGTEYSSRR from the exons ATGGAGGCCGCGGCGGCGCGCAAGGAGTGGCGCGCCGTCCCCGACGCCCCGCTCCGCACCAATGGCGCCGAG GATGCCGCGGAGCGCATGAAGATGGCGCAGTCCGAGGGCAGggccatctaccag GATGAGTCGGGAGGGCTGGACGACTTCTGCTCGATCACCATCGATGGGAGCGGTGGGCTCAGCGATGACATCCTGCAGCAGCGCCTGCAGAGCATCGTGCGGCAGCGGGAGGAGCTGCAGCAGGTCGAGATCGATCTGCGCGCACAGGCCATCGCCCACCCACAGATCATCGAGGTGCAGCGCCGATTCGGGGAGGCTACCAaggagcatgtagtagcagctgaAAAGCTCAAG GAACAACTACATGAACGGGAGAAGTACATTCTTGAGCTGGAAATGAAATTGAATGATACACATAGGGAATTGGATACTTTGAAGATTGACCATCAAGCG GTATGGGCTAATCAAGATCTTCTTAGAGAACAGACTAACGAAATCGCCAGTTTCAG AAGGGAGCTTGATAATTCTGAAGCTGAAAGAGCCCAACATCTTAAACAGATTCATGATCTGCAAGAACATCTGCGAGAAAAGGAAAGCCAATATCTTGCATTGGAGGAACAG CATAGGGTTGCTCAAGATAACATTCTTTATAAAGATGAACAGTTGAGGGATGCTCATGCTTGGATTACACGAGTTCAAGAAATGGATATCTTGCAGTCTCAATCACTACAAGCTGAGTTGCGTGAGCGTACTGATCAGTTTGGTCAATGTTGGGCCACTTTCCAGCAACAG TATGTTGAAATGCAGCAAGGTTTTCTGCACACAATACAACGACTACAGCTAGAACTTATTGAATTAAGAGACCGTACTGGAGAACAAGATGTTTCCCAAGCTGCTCAGGATGGTTCAGCTGAATCGTCATACGTTCAAAGCAAGGGAAGCAGCATGGCTGCAAATGGTAGTGCAGTATCAGATGGCAATCAGTCCGCAAATGACTCCTTTAAG GGAAATAATGCCCATGCTGTACCTGTTGTTCCACCACTACTGGGACTAAGTGGTTTTGTTCCTTCTGGGCAGATGGCTGGGATGCATTCTTATATGCTGCATCCTCAAGGTATTCCTCAATCTTTAGCCTCGCCCAACTCTGGTGTTCCTCAGTTTGGTACTTTTCAGCCTACAGTCCAACCTAGCTTACACTGGCTTAATCAACAG GAAGCACAAGCTGTCTCACAAACACCTGATGCAACAAACTATGACCCATCACAATCAGATCAGAATGCATTACAACCAGCTTCTAGCAACAATGTTGAGCTGTCGTCTGGGCAGAGTCAGGTGGTCCATCCAGAGCATCTTACAGCTCATGGTGAGCAAGAACAATGTTCCACGAGTGTGGTTGTGGAATCAACTCATGAACCAAAG GTTATGGAATCCAATGTTAGTGAACATTTTTACAATGAAGAGAAAAAGACCCATGATTCATCTTCGAATGCCAGCTCTACTGGAAAGTTGGAACGCCAAGAAGAAAGATCGGAATCAAAG GGCGAGAAAGTTGCATCTGGCAAGCAGCCTGTGGAGCATGTACCTAGGAAGCAGAATCAAGCTTCAGATTCTGCTGGGTCAACAGCCCAGATCCACATGAACAATATGTCGCCAGAGTTAAAGTCTAATGTTGTGAATCAGTCGGACACACTTACATCTGCAGGAGGTGGTGGGGGTCCACTGTTAACTAGCACACCAAAGGAGCCTGTCCTTCTAGATGAAAGATCCCTTCTAGCTTGCATTGTTCGTGCAGTCCCTGCTGGATCTGATAACCGAATCAGGATAAGTTCAACT CTGCCAAATAGGCTTGGGAAAATGTTGGCCCCTCTTCATTGGCATGACTACAAGAAAAATTACGggaagcttgatgattttgtggcTAGTCACAATGAG CTTTTTGTGATTGAGGGAGACTTCATTCACCTTCGTGAAGGAGCACAACAGATCATTTCGGCTACAACAGCTGCTGCTAaaattgctgctgctgctgctgcagcatCTTCTGCTTCTTACTCATCGTTGCTGCCTTCAGTTGCTGTTACTCCTGTGGCACACATCACTCGGCAAAAGAGAGGGCCTGTTGTTGATTCCAGATCTTCAAATTCAATGCCACCTGGAAATGGCTCTACTGCAGCTAAATTTGGAGATCAAAACCAAGTGAATGGCTTTTCTGATGAAGTTCGAGCTGGGCATTCATCGAGGCACACAGTTGCTGCCAATGGGGGAAGACATGAACGAGTTGGTCCCCCTACACACGACAAAGTCCCAAGTGCCAGACATGGTTATGGAGGAAAGCAACAGGGCAG ATCTGCAGGGACTGAATACAGTTCAAGAAGATAA